From a region of the Geothrix sp. 21YS21S-2 genome:
- a CDS encoding 1-acyl-sn-glycerol-3-phosphate acyltransferase — MAYLQVPMTATRSLLPPRLRQAGKVLTSGILFTLLGVGGCVCTLLIRPVLAVLPGGREARRRRAARIIRRFFRLFVFGLEASGILQVETDGMPQGLKGALILANHPSYLDIVILIALLPDTVCVVKEAVWNNLFFGPLVRAAGFINNQGPDEVLEHCGLALASGQNLVIFPEGGRTRPGPPLRFKRGAAHLALRTGAPILPVRVSVDPPLLAKGDRWYMVPAPTCRFRFAFGDWVHAPAAAEADHPREARILTRILESRFNEESHGSHAL; from the coding sequence ATGGCATACTTACAGGTCCCCATGACGGCCACCCGATCCCTCCTGCCCCCGCGCCTCCGCCAAGCCGGCAAGGTCCTCACCAGCGGAATCCTCTTCACCCTCCTGGGCGTGGGAGGCTGCGTGTGCACCCTGCTCATCCGGCCCGTCCTGGCCGTGCTGCCGGGGGGCCGGGAAGCGCGCCGGCGGCGGGCGGCGCGCATCATCCGGCGCTTCTTCAGGCTCTTCGTCTTCGGGCTGGAGGCTTCGGGGATCCTGCAGGTGGAGACGGACGGGATGCCCCAGGGGCTCAAGGGCGCCCTCATCCTGGCGAACCACCCCTCGTACCTGGACATCGTGATCCTCATCGCCCTGCTGCCGGACACGGTGTGCGTGGTGAAGGAGGCGGTCTGGAACAACCTCTTCTTCGGTCCGCTGGTGCGGGCCGCGGGCTTCATCAACAACCAGGGGCCGGATGAGGTGCTGGAGCACTGCGGCCTCGCCCTCGCCTCGGGGCAGAACCTCGTGATCTTCCCGGAAGGGGGCCGCACCCGCCCGGGCCCGCCCCTGAGGTTCAAGCGGGGAGCGGCCCACCTGGCCCTGAGGACAGGCGCCCCCATCCTGCCGGTGCGCGTATCCGTGGACCCGCCCCTCCTGGCCAAGGGGGACCGCTGGTACATGGTCCCGGCGCCCACCTGCAGGTTCCGCTTCGCCTTCGGCGACTGGGTCCACGCCCCGGCGGCGGCGGAGGCGGACCACCCCCGGGAGGCCCGGATCCTCACGCGGATCCTGGAGAGCCGCTTCAACGAGGAGAGCCATGGCTCCCACGCCCTTTGA
- the fabD gene encoding ACP S-malonyltransferase yields the protein MSKTAWLFPGQGSQAVGMGVALAEAEPAARAVLQEADSALGFDLSSLMAQGPEEQLKLTEHTQPAILTHSTMVVRAYGARLPKPDFVAGHSLGEYSALVANGSLRFGDAVRTVRERGRAMQVAVPVGVGAMAAILGSTVADVEAACAEAQAQTGLVAVPANFNGPGQIVIAGHVEGVEAAMEILKAKGVRKMMKLPVSAPFHSPLMEPAKVHMQQLLGATVFAMPSCPLANNVDAALVTDPAALRDGLVRQIPGAVRWEALTALLLQEGVTSFFELGPGKVLSGLVKRQAKEAGIEVTAISIGAPEDLQALA from the coding sequence ATGAGCAAGACCGCGTGGCTGTTCCCGGGCCAGGGTTCCCAGGCCGTGGGCATGGGCGTTGCGCTGGCCGAGGCGGAACCCGCCGCCAGGGCCGTCCTCCAGGAGGCCGACAGCGCGCTCGGCTTCGACCTCTCCTCCCTCATGGCCCAGGGCCCCGAGGAGCAGCTCAAGCTCACCGAGCACACCCAGCCCGCCATCCTCACCCACAGCACCATGGTGGTCCGCGCCTACGGCGCGCGCCTGCCCAAGCCCGACTTCGTGGCCGGGCACTCCCTGGGCGAGTACAGCGCCCTGGTGGCCAACGGCTCGCTGCGCTTCGGCGACGCCGTGCGCACCGTGCGCGAGCGCGGCCGCGCCATGCAGGTGGCCGTGCCCGTGGGCGTGGGCGCCATGGCCGCCATCCTCGGCTCCACGGTGGCCGATGTGGAGGCCGCCTGCGCCGAGGCCCAGGCCCAGACCGGCCTGGTGGCCGTCCCCGCCAACTTCAACGGCCCCGGCCAGATCGTCATCGCCGGCCACGTCGAGGGCGTGGAGGCCGCCATGGAGATCCTCAAGGCCAAGGGCGTGCGCAAGATGATGAAGCTCCCCGTGAGCGCGCCCTTCCACAGCCCCCTCATGGAGCCCGCCAAGGTGCACATGCAGCAGCTCCTGGGCGCCACGGTCTTCGCCATGCCCAGCTGCCCCCTGGCCAACAACGTGGACGCCGCCCTGGTGACCGACCCCGCGGCCCTGCGGGACGGCCTGGTGCGCCAGATCCCGGGCGCCGTGCGCTGGGAGGCCCTCACCGCCCTGCTGCTCCAGGAGGGGGTCACCTCCTTCTTCGAGCTGGGCCCCGGCAAGGTGCTCAGCGGCCTCGTGAAGCGCCAGGCCAAGGAGGCCGGCATCGAGGTGACCGCCATCTCCATCGGCGCCCCCGAGGACCTGCAGGCCCTTGCCTAG
- a CDS encoding polysaccharide deacetylase family protein yields the protein MRFPLTVAHLAALTAFQLAFLLLFVDVRLAALPLALFVLLCGVAPFLPRFGFFLPILSRGSRRSPRVALSFDDGPDPAATPAVLDLLDRHGLKAAFFLVAAKAEANPDLVRDILARGHEVGSHSWHHFPMLMLRGQKILREEVARAQEIFKGFGILPRAFRPPVGITSSRLWPVLLDHGMFCVNFSCRALDQGNRRVPGLARRILDKVRPGDLILLHDVRPTRATVDELLGELEAVVRGLGERGLEVVPPSALLGRALMQRGLETQGAAESFYDDLAGTYDQEQFGTAVALSRNLELELFRRRLPDLLRGRGTVLELGAGTGIFTLELARRCAEVHAVDLSGNMLRHLERKAAAAGVTNIRALEGDAESFAFEGPYAAVFSFLVFEYFQDLPAFFRRLAPHLEPGAPVYFITARTSFLRFWTQVGNALRQGIWLKSRSRREVVRLLGAAGIETVRAEGHLLKLFGRGGMILEVEGRWPGPSHD from the coding sequence ATGCGCTTCCCCCTGACCGTGGCCCACCTGGCGGCCCTCACCGCGTTCCAGCTGGCTTTCCTCCTGCTTTTCGTGGACGTTCGATTGGCCGCTTTGCCCTTGGCCCTCTTCGTCCTCCTCTGCGGGGTGGCCCCCTTCCTGCCGCGCTTCGGCTTCTTCCTGCCCATCCTGTCCCGGGGCAGCCGCAGGTCGCCCCGCGTGGCGCTGAGCTTCGACGACGGGCCGGATCCCGCGGCGACCCCCGCGGTCCTGGACCTCCTGGACCGCCACGGCCTGAAGGCGGCCTTCTTCCTGGTGGCCGCCAAGGCCGAGGCGAACCCGGACCTCGTGCGCGACATCCTCGCCCGGGGCCATGAGGTCGGCAGCCACAGCTGGCACCACTTCCCGATGCTCATGCTCCGGGGCCAGAAGATCCTCCGCGAGGAGGTGGCCCGGGCCCAGGAGATCTTCAAGGGTTTCGGCATCCTGCCCCGGGCCTTCCGGCCGCCGGTGGGGATCACCAGCTCCCGGCTGTGGCCGGTGCTCCTGGACCACGGCATGTTCTGCGTGAACTTCAGCTGCCGGGCCCTGGACCAGGGCAACCGCCGGGTGCCGGGCCTGGCCCGGCGCATCCTGGACAAGGTCCGGCCCGGGGACCTGATCCTCCTGCACGACGTGAGGCCCACCCGGGCCACCGTGGACGAGCTGCTGGGGGAGCTGGAGGCCGTGGTGCGCGGACTGGGCGAGCGGGGCCTGGAGGTGGTGCCCCCGTCCGCGCTCCTGGGCCGGGCCCTGATGCAGCGCGGCCTGGAGACCCAGGGCGCCGCCGAAAGCTTCTACGACGACCTCGCCGGCACCTACGACCAGGAGCAGTTCGGCACCGCCGTGGCCCTGAGCCGGAACCTGGAACTCGAGCTCTTCCGCAGGCGCCTCCCCGACCTCCTCCGGGGGCGGGGCACCGTGCTGGAACTGGGCGCGGGCACGGGCATCTTCACCCTGGAGCTGGCCCGGCGCTGCGCGGAGGTGCACGCCGTGGACCTCTCCGGGAACATGCTGCGCCACCTGGAGCGCAAGGCCGCGGCCGCGGGCGTCACGAACATCCGCGCCCTGGAGGGGGACGCGGAGTCCTTTGCCTTCGAGGGCCCCTACGCCGCCGTCTTCTCCTTCCTCGTCTTCGAGTACTTCCAGGACCTGCCGGCCTTCTTCCGGCGCCTGGCGCCCCACCTCGAGCCCGGCGCCCCCGTGTACTTCATCACCGCGCGCACGTCCTTCCTGCGGTTCTGGACCCAGGTGGGCAACGCGCTGCGCCAGGGCATCTGGCTCAAGTCCCGCTCCCGGCGGGAAGTGGTCCGGCTCCTGGGCGCGGCGGGCATCGAGACCGTGCGCGCCGAGGGGCACCTCCTCAAGCTCTTCGGCCGGGGCGGCATGATCCTGGAAGTGGAGGGGCGCTGGCCGGGCCCTTCCCATGACTGA
- a CDS encoding B12-binding domain-containing radical SAM protein, producing MLNYRKILLIHPLGYRAGAAGQDISRVANLMPPLGLASLAAYLDARGMETAIIDCFANPDSDGLIEAHLRAERPGFVGFSCTTSSFLDGVRIAELAKRACPGVLSVFGGPHISALKERLLREYPAMDFAVAGEGEETLRELMDGGFETPAQVRGLIWRDGPDGDIRFNGYRTGLELDSLPFPAYGKLAGFPGAYKLPIFNYPTVPNTSCISSRGCPYACSYCDRSVFQRSFRSNSAEYLYDHMRMLRGRFGIRHINFYDDQFTLDRRRVERLTDRLLAEPLGMTFNCAVRAEHIDPDLVGRMKRAGCWMMSLGIETGDAELLARHRQNPDLEHLAGKIRTISAAGIRTKGLLMIGLPGETEASIRRSMDYVFSLPVDDFNLAKFTPFPGSPIYDGIRELGDFDEDWEKMDCMNFQFVTRGMTRERLEELFREFYERHFKRPKVLWGYVTMLWRSPDSWLRFLAGLGSFLRFTRSTRRMMARED from the coding sequence GTGCTGAACTACCGGAAGATCCTCCTCATCCATCCGCTCGGGTACCGCGCCGGCGCCGCCGGGCAGGACATCTCCCGGGTCGCCAACCTCATGCCGCCCCTGGGGCTGGCGAGCCTGGCGGCGTACCTGGACGCCCGGGGCATGGAAACCGCGATCATCGACTGCTTCGCGAACCCGGATTCCGACGGCCTCATCGAGGCGCACCTTCGCGCCGAGCGCCCGGGCTTCGTGGGCTTCAGCTGCACCACCTCGAGCTTCCTGGACGGCGTGCGCATCGCGGAGCTGGCCAAGCGGGCCTGCCCCGGGGTCCTGAGCGTCTTCGGGGGGCCCCACATCTCGGCCCTGAAGGAGCGCCTGCTGCGGGAGTACCCCGCCATGGACTTCGCCGTGGCCGGCGAGGGCGAGGAGACCCTGCGCGAGCTGATGGACGGCGGCTTCGAGACGCCGGCCCAGGTGCGGGGCCTCATCTGGCGGGACGGCCCGGACGGGGACATCCGCTTCAACGGCTACCGGACCGGGCTGGAGCTGGACAGCCTCCCCTTCCCCGCCTACGGCAAGCTCGCGGGTTTTCCGGGCGCCTACAAGCTGCCCATCTTCAACTACCCCACCGTCCCCAACACCAGCTGCATCTCCAGCCGGGGCTGCCCCTACGCGTGCTCCTACTGCGACCGGAGCGTGTTCCAGCGCAGCTTCCGGTCCAACTCGGCGGAGTACCTCTACGACCACATGCGCATGCTGCGCGGGCGCTTCGGCATCCGCCACATCAACTTCTACGACGACCAGTTCACCCTGGACCGCCGGCGGGTGGAGCGGCTCACGGACCGGCTCCTGGCCGAACCCCTGGGGATGACCTTCAACTGCGCCGTGCGGGCCGAGCACATCGACCCGGACCTGGTGGGCCGCATGAAGCGGGCCGGGTGCTGGATGATGAGCCTGGGTATCGAGACCGGCGACGCCGAGCTCCTGGCCCGGCACCGCCAGAACCCCGACCTCGAACACCTGGCCGGAAAGATCCGCACCATCAGCGCCGCGGGCATCCGCACCAAGGGCCTGCTCATGATCGGGCTCCCCGGGGAGACCGAGGCCAGCATCCGCCGCAGCATGGACTACGTCTTCTCCCTGCCCGTGGACGACTTCAACCTCGCCAAGTTCACGCCCTTCCCCGGTTCGCCCATCTACGACGGCATCCGCGAGCTGGGGGACTTCGACGAGGACTGGGAGAAGATGGACTGCATGAACTTCCAGTTCGTGACCCGCGGCATGACCCGGGAGCGGCTGGAGGAGCTGTTCCGGGAGTTCTACGAGCGGCACTTCAAGCGGCCCAAGGTGCTGTGGGGCTACGTCACCATGCTCTGGCGTTCCCCCGACAGCTGGCTTCGCTTCCTGGCCGGACTGGGGAGCTTCCTGCGCTTCACCCGCTCCACCCGGCGCATGATGGCACGGGAGGACTAG
- a CDS encoding metal-dependent hydrolase has product MPSLLGHAAAGLAITTAFHGDKLPRRTWALAACCAMAPDLDWFVSLLDMHRGHVLNHRGAAHSLFAAVLIAAAVFLLAYRRDQRRGAVWLCLTIAALSHGLLDALTSGGVGVALFMPFSETRWACVWQPGRVAPLPLGREHTWHFLHSLWTELFWIGLPALVLAAWSRLARQARLAPTLSEAVPESPF; this is encoded by the coding sequence ATGCCCTCCCTTCTCGGCCACGCCGCCGCCGGCCTCGCCATCACCACCGCCTTCCACGGGGACAAGCTCCCGCGGCGGACCTGGGCCCTGGCCGCGTGCTGCGCCATGGCGCCCGACCTGGACTGGTTCGTGAGCCTCCTGGACATGCACCGCGGCCACGTGCTCAACCACCGGGGGGCGGCCCACTCCCTCTTCGCGGCCGTGCTCATCGCCGCCGCCGTCTTCCTCCTGGCCTACCGAAGGGACCAGCGCCGTGGCGCCGTCTGGCTCTGCCTGACCATCGCCGCGCTGTCCCACGGGCTCCTGGACGCCCTGACCTCGGGCGGCGTGGGCGTGGCCCTCTTCATGCCCTTCTCCGAGACCCGCTGGGCCTGCGTGTGGCAGCCCGGAAGGGTCGCGCCCCTGCCCCTGGGGCGGGAGCACACGTGGCACTTCCTGCACAGCCTGTGGACGGAACTGTTCTGGATCGGCCTCCCGGCCCTGGTCCTGGCGGCCTGGTCCCGGCTGGCGAGGCAGGCGCGGCTGGCGCCGACGCTTTCGGAGGCGGTGCCGGAGAGCCCGTTCTGA
- a CDS encoding phosphopantetheine-binding protein — MAPTPFELKVFIIEALDLEDLRPGDIGDDQPLFKGGLGLDSVDALELAMALKRRFGATVEEAGSLQGRLGTVRALAAWLAEGGGKTG; from the coding sequence ATGGCTCCCACGCCCTTTGAGCTGAAGGTCTTCATCATCGAGGCCCTGGACCTGGAGGACCTCCGTCCCGGGGACATCGGCGACGACCAGCCCCTGTTCAAGGGGGGCCTGGGGCTGGATTCCGTGGACGCCCTGGAGCTGGCCATGGCCCTGAAGCGCCGTTTCGGCGCCACGGTCGAGGAGGCCGGATCCCTCCAGGGACGCCTGGGCACCGTGCGGGCCCTGGCCGCATGGCTCGCCGAGGGGGGCGGAAAAACCGGGTGA
- a CDS encoding DUF2062 domain-containing protein, producing the protein MTEAPRVLAVVPVYDHAATLRGVVEGLLGQGLPVLVVDDGSRDGALERVADLPVRTLRLEPNQGKGAALLAGARAAAAEGFGALLSIDADGQHYPADAPALIAAAAAHWPAIAIGVRAMDGPEVPGSSRFGRAFSNFWVRLECGRDLRDTQSGFRVYPVAFLTGCRFRSRRYAFEVEVLVRGAWAGLAIVEAPIRVLYQPGRERVSHFRAFRDNLRLTALHTFLVVRALFHRQGPPLAGEARRALASPRAFLRTLATEHDSPAALATAAGLGVFLGSLPIIPFGLVVIAFVHHRLHLNKLAGMGASNVCVAPFVPFLCVQAGHLLLHGRWWTAWNRQGLVAEFPQRLWEWLLGSLVVGPLLGLLLALPVYVLIRRFRSTGKAAPRTW; encoded by the coding sequence ATGACTGAGGCGCCCCGCGTCCTGGCGGTGGTGCCGGTGTACGACCACGCCGCCACCCTGCGCGGGGTCGTGGAGGGGCTGCTCGGCCAGGGGCTGCCCGTGCTGGTGGTGGACGACGGCAGCCGCGACGGCGCCCTGGAGCGGGTGGCGGACCTCCCCGTGCGCACCCTCCGCCTGGAGCCCAACCAGGGCAAGGGCGCCGCGCTCCTGGCCGGGGCCCGGGCGGCCGCGGCCGAGGGCTTCGGGGCCCTGCTCTCCATCGACGCCGACGGACAGCACTACCCCGCCGACGCCCCGGCGCTCATCGCCGCCGCCGCGGCGCACTGGCCCGCCATCGCCATCGGCGTGCGCGCCATGGACGGCCCGGAGGTGCCCGGGTCCAGCCGCTTCGGCCGCGCCTTCTCCAACTTCTGGGTCCGCCTGGAGTGCGGGCGCGACCTGCGCGACACCCAGAGCGGCTTCCGGGTCTACCCCGTGGCGTTCCTCACCGGATGCCGGTTCCGCTCCCGGCGCTACGCCTTCGAGGTGGAGGTCCTGGTGCGCGGGGCCTGGGCGGGCCTGGCCATCGTGGAGGCCCCCATCCGGGTCCTCTACCAGCCCGGCCGCGAGCGCGTCTCCCACTTCCGGGCCTTCCGGGACAACCTGCGGCTCACCGCGCTCCACACGTTCCTGGTCGTGCGCGCCCTGTTCCATCGCCAGGGGCCGCCCCTGGCCGGAGAGGCCCGGCGGGCCCTGGCGTCGCCCCGGGCCTTCCTGCGGACCCTTGCCACCGAGCACGACAGCCCCGCGGCGCTGGCCACCGCGGCGGGGCTGGGCGTCTTCCTGGGCAGCCTGCCCATCATCCCCTTCGGCCTGGTGGTCATCGCCTTCGTGCACCACCGCCTGCACCTCAACAAGCTGGCCGGCATGGGCGCCTCCAACGTCTGCGTGGCCCCCTTCGTGCCCTTCCTCTGCGTGCAGGCGGGGCACCTGCTCCTCCACGGGCGCTGGTGGACCGCCTGGAACCGCCAGGGCCTGGTCGCCGAATTCCCCCAGAGGCTCTGGGAGTGGCTGCTGGGGTCCCTGGTGGTGGGGCCCCTGCTGGGGCTGCTCCTCGCGCTGCCGGTCTACGTGCTGATCAGGCGGTTCCGGTCTACCGGGAAAGCAGCTCCACGCACCTGGTGA
- a CDS encoding lipid biosynthesis B12-binding/radical SAM protein, producing MSRILLVSANLTLEPYPVYPLGMAVVAGSLAARGHLVEQFDFLAAGASAAAFTARVRDFGPDFLGISMRNLDTCDSLVDSDYPAVARRLVELARTCTDAPVILGGPAFTILPEAILAYTGADHGVAGEGEGAAADLVEALAAGRTMPRIHRNAGLAPEMAAPRYDEAIVRFYQEASGLLNIQTKRGCSHQCVYCNYPALEGSAYRARDPRAVVDDLEEAHARFGQADFFIADAVFNDHGGQHMEVVEELLRRALPIRWSCYMRPSLLRETDLRLMARAGLRAAELGTDATTDATLRALGKGFTFDEAVEANELFVACRVPCAHFVMFGGPGETEATVAEGLANLQRLRRTAVFAFSGIRIFPATALHRLALLEGKVGPDTDLREPVYYHAAGVDVRAMEARIEAAFRGHRDRFFPPERGRERMTALQAMGFRGLIWDSLIRYPKDAQPC from the coding sequence ATGAGTCGAATCCTCCTAGTCTCCGCCAATCTGACCCTGGAGCCCTACCCGGTCTACCCCCTGGGGATGGCGGTGGTGGCGGGGTCGCTGGCCGCGCGGGGCCACCTGGTGGAGCAGTTCGACTTCCTGGCCGCGGGCGCCTCGGCGGCCGCCTTCACGGCGCGCGTGCGCGATTTCGGCCCGGACTTCCTGGGCATCTCCATGCGCAACCTGGACACCTGCGATTCCCTGGTGGATTCAGACTACCCGGCCGTGGCGCGGCGCCTGGTGGAACTGGCCCGGACCTGCACGGACGCCCCCGTCATCCTGGGGGGCCCGGCCTTCACGATCCTGCCTGAGGCGATCCTCGCCTACACGGGCGCCGACCACGGCGTCGCCGGCGAAGGGGAGGGCGCGGCGGCGGACCTGGTGGAGGCCCTGGCCGCGGGCCGGACGATGCCCCGCATCCACCGCAATGCCGGCCTGGCCCCGGAGATGGCGGCCCCGCGCTACGACGAGGCCATCGTGCGCTTCTACCAGGAGGCCTCGGGTCTCCTGAACATCCAGACCAAGCGGGGCTGCTCCCACCAGTGCGTCTACTGCAACTACCCGGCCCTGGAAGGGTCGGCCTACCGCGCGCGGGACCCGCGCGCCGTCGTCGACGACCTGGAGGAGGCCCACGCCCGCTTCGGCCAGGCCGACTTCTTCATCGCCGACGCGGTGTTCAACGACCACGGCGGCCAGCACATGGAGGTGGTCGAGGAGCTGCTGCGCCGCGCGCTGCCCATAAGGTGGTCCTGCTACATGCGCCCCAGCCTGCTGCGCGAAACGGACCTGCGCCTCATGGCCAGGGCCGGCCTGCGCGCCGCCGAACTGGGCACGGACGCCACCACCGACGCGACCCTGCGGGCCCTGGGCAAGGGCTTCACCTTCGACGAGGCGGTGGAGGCCAACGAGCTCTTCGTGGCCTGCCGCGTCCCCTGCGCGCACTTCGTGATGTTCGGCGGGCCCGGGGAGACCGAGGCCACGGTCGCCGAGGGCCTGGCCAACCTGCAGCGGCTGCGCAGAACCGCGGTCTTCGCCTTCTCGGGCATCCGCATCTTCCCCGCCACCGCCCTGCACCGCCTGGCCCTGCTGGAGGGCAAGGTGGGGCCGGACACCGACCTGCGCGAGCCTGTCTACTACCACGCCGCCGGTGTGGACGTCAGGGCCATGGAGGCCCGCATCGAGGCGGCCTTCCGGGGCCACAGGGACCGGTTCTTCCCGCCCGAGCGGGGCCGGGAGCGCATGACGGCCCTGCAGGCCATGGGGTTCCGGGGGCTCATCTGGGATTCCCTCATCCGCTACCCGAAGGATGCGCAGCCGTGCTGA
- a CDS encoding ankyrin repeat domain-containing protein, which translates to MKPAVVLATIAILLGAPALEAGTKLSRAVVDGNLQLAKNLVETGEKVNDVDKWGWTPLAWAAYYGHPVIVKWLLEQGADPNILTFKEYGRYKPGVSPLLLAAYYGYEEIVADLLKAKADPDIADVSGRKPVDYARDFGFTRCVELLSR; encoded by the coding sequence ATGAAGCCTGCGGTCGTACTCGCCACCATCGCCATCCTGCTGGGAGCGCCCGCGCTCGAGGCCGGCACCAAGCTCTCCCGGGCCGTGGTGGACGGCAATCTCCAGCTGGCCAAGAACCTCGTGGAGACCGGGGAGAAGGTCAACGACGTGGACAAGTGGGGCTGGACGCCCCTGGCCTGGGCGGCCTACTACGGGCACCCGGTCATCGTGAAGTGGCTCCTGGAACAGGGAGCGGATCCCAACATCCTGACCTTCAAGGAATACGGACGCTACAAGCCGGGCGTGTCGCCGCTGCTCCTGGCCGCCTACTACGGGTACGAGGAGATCGTGGCCGACCTGCTCAAGGCCAAGGCCGACCCCGACATCGCGGACGTCTCCGGCAGGAAGCCCGTGGACTACGCCCGGGATTTCGGGTTCACCAGGTGCGTGGAGCTGCTTTCCCGGTAG
- a CDS encoding glycosyltransferase, with translation MRFLILPGSNALSHLAKGLALREALLARGHEVAFATTPARSPFLAELGVPHHLLPDLQEADQGSAPAYAWFRQPERFLRVVQAERALMAEVRAQRVVGVFRFTATTSAALAGLPCDTLACGCMIPAFRGVLGFGEGEPGAAEQGVFLEAFFRGAARRVSMALGALGRPAVQDARALLLGGRTFLWDTPGFQPLAASEGLEHVGPLAWNRWPRAGGAVPGAPLAVLSMGTALPPGAGPARLLDRLLALGYRVALAGGGHPAPDRNDPRITAYTYAPMNGLLERAALLVCHGGQQTVFEALAHGVPVGVFPFHPEQAQNGLCLERLGAGARLVPPTVFWGSSDVYARALEAMDDAELDARILALRDLTARTPDPGLDRGAERLAERLET, from the coding sequence ATGCGCTTCCTGATCCTGCCGGGCAGCAACGCCCTGTCCCACCTCGCCAAGGGCCTGGCCCTGCGGGAGGCCCTCCTGGCCAGGGGCCACGAAGTGGCCTTCGCCACCACCCCGGCCCGCTCCCCCTTCCTGGCGGAACTGGGCGTGCCCCACCACCTGCTGCCCGACCTGCAGGAGGCCGACCAGGGGTCGGCCCCGGCCTACGCCTGGTTCCGCCAACCCGAGCGGTTCCTCCGGGTGGTCCAGGCGGAGCGGGCGCTCATGGCCGAGGTGCGGGCCCAGCGGGTCGTGGGCGTCTTCCGGTTCACGGCCACCACCTCCGCGGCCCTGGCGGGCCTGCCCTGCGACACCCTGGCCTGCGGCTGCATGATCCCGGCCTTCCGGGGCGTCCTGGGGTTCGGGGAGGGCGAGCCGGGGGCGGCCGAACAGGGGGTGTTCCTGGAGGCCTTCTTCCGCGGGGCGGCCCGCCGGGTGTCCATGGCCCTGGGGGCCCTGGGCCGGCCGGCCGTGCAGGATGCGCGCGCCCTCCTGCTGGGCGGCCGCACCTTCCTGTGGGACACCCCCGGCTTCCAGCCCCTGGCCGCCTCGGAAGGCCTGGAACACGTGGGCCCCCTGGCCTGGAATCGCTGGCCCCGGGCGGGCGGGGCGGTTCCCGGCGCGCCCCTGGCCGTCCTCTCCATGGGCACGGCCCTGCCCCCGGGCGCGGGACCCGCCCGACTCCTTGATAGGCTGCTGGCCCTGGGCTACCGGGTCGCCCTGGCCGGCGGGGGCCACCCGGCTCCGGACCGGAACGACCCGCGCATCACCGCCTACACCTACGCCCCCATGAACGGCCTGCTGGAGCGGGCCGCCCTCCTCGTCTGCCACGGAGGCCAGCAGACCGTCTTCGAGGCCCTGGCCCACGGCGTGCCCGTGGGCGTCTTTCCCTTCCACCCGGAACAGGCCCAGAACGGGCTCTGCCTGGAGCGGCTGGGGGCTGGCGCCCGGCTGGTTCCCCCCACGGTCTTCTGGGGGTCCAGCGACGTCTATGCCCGGGCCCTGGAGGCCATGGACGATGCGGAGCTGGACGCCCGCATCCTCGCCCTGCGGGACCTGACCGCCCGCACCCCGGACCCGGGCCTGGACCGGGGAGCCGAACGTCTGGCGGAACGGCTGGAGACCTGA
- a CDS encoding YqiA/YcfP family alpha/beta fold hydrolase: MPSLVYLHGFASGPRGSKGEHCRLWAAARNIPFLAPDLNLPTFEALTVSAQVEAVEALLRTLPQPPVVVGSSLGGLVAAAVAHRGAALAGLILLAPAFGFASRRLEGPRWAGYRRRGSIPIFHHARNAWTRLGPELLADLPAWADDGRWRVGAPLAILHGTRDESVPVQVSRAFAGRHGGADLRELDDDHGLLGTASLEVLDDLLARMCQAARSGSASTGP, translated from the coding sequence TTGCCTAGCCTGGTCTACCTCCACGGCTTCGCCTCCGGTCCCCGCGGATCCAAGGGCGAGCACTGCCGGCTCTGGGCGGCGGCGCGGAACATCCCCTTCCTCGCCCCCGACCTGAACCTGCCGACCTTCGAGGCCCTCACCGTCTCCGCCCAGGTGGAGGCGGTGGAGGCCCTCCTGCGCACCCTGCCGCAACCCCCGGTGGTGGTGGGCAGCAGCCTGGGGGGCCTGGTCGCCGCCGCCGTGGCCCACCGCGGCGCGGCCCTGGCCGGGCTCATCCTCCTGGCCCCCGCCTTCGGCTTCGCCTCCCGCCGCCTGGAGGGGCCGCGGTGGGCCGGCTACCGGCGCCGCGGGAGCATCCCCATCTTCCACCACGCCCGCAACGCCTGGACCCGCCTGGGGCCCGAACTCCTGGCGGACCTGCCGGCGTGGGCGGACGACGGGAGGTGGCGGGTCGGGGCGCCCCTGGCGATCCTCCACGGGACCCGGGACGAATCGGTGCCGGTCCAGGTGAGCCGGGCATTCGCGGGCCGGCACGGCGGGGCCGATCTGCGGGAACTGGACGACGACCACGGCCTGCTGGGAACGGCCAGCCTGGAGGTGCTGGATGACCTCCTGGCCCGGATGTGCCAGGCCGCCCGCAGCGGGTCCGCATCGACAGGTCCCTGA